The genomic window ATCGAGCATTGTCATGTGGGCGTTCACCTCGACACCGAAGAAGAAGCTACCGCAGCATGGAACACTCGCGCCCTATCCGCGCAGCCTTCTGAGCCTGTGGGGTGGATGTATGAGTGTTTACTTGGGTATCTCGACACTGGCCCGGATTGGCAGGTGGAGTTCTCGCGCGAACATCCCGATCCCGAACACGATGGTGAAGGCGTCCGCAACATCCGCCCTGTTTACACAGCCCCACAACCCTCTTCTGAGGTGATCGAGACAGATACGCGGCTTTTTGATGCCCTTCGTATCGTGCGTCGGATGAAGGAAAGCCTCGCGGTTCACACGGTTGACCATCGATTCGCAGATGCATTCGCCGATGCGGACCTGGTTGAGCAAGCAATCCAAGATGCAATTGCAACCACCCCATCAACCCCGCCTGAACCACAAAGCGATCTGGTGGAGGAGCTTATCGAGGTGGCGCAAGCCCTTTGCGAAGTCATTGAAGTCGATTGCGGTTGCACTCCGCTCGAAGGATCAATGTCGCCCGGCGAACACAATCTAGGAAAAGCAAAGCGCATCCTCGCCGCGCTAAGGGGGCAAGCATGAGTGATTTGCAGCCGCCAGCACTTATTCCGTCTGAGAAAAAGGCGCAGGTTCAATCCGCCATATCGAAGGTGCACGGATTTCCTCTGTGCGTTATTCAATCTGATACCCACCCGAAGCTTATGGGCATTTGGTGCGACAATGGATTAGCTGGCATTGGGCAAGTGGCAATCGTCACTCGCGAGTTCCACGAGGGACAGGCTGAGGGCATTTGTACACTCGCCAACGCAGCAATGTTCATTCCTGCAATGGTCGACCGCATCGAAGAGCTTGAGCGTGCCTTGGAGGATATTGCCAAGCAATGTTTGGTCGAGGAGGTGGAAGACCGAGACGGTGATTACGAATTTGCATACGAATGCTGCGTCAAACGCGCCCGCCAAGCCTTGGAGAAAAAGCCATGAGCAAGGATTTAGAAGATATTGTGGTTCACTCCGCAGAAGGCATGACGCTTCGTGTTGCTTGTGGCGGTGGCGCTGTGATGGTCTGCATCGACCCAAGATCATTTACAGATGGCGGGCCAGAGTGGGTAATGCGCTACGGCAACCCTGAATCCATTCGCTACACGGTCGCAGAGCTGTTGGGCAGCTACGACTACCTCCTGTCGGAAGACATCAACACAAAAGAGGCGCGCAGGCGCTTGGGGCTCATGCGCAAAGCTCGACGAATTGCAGTCCGCAAACACTTGGAGAAAACCAATGCAGGATGATCTGATCGAACAGCTTGAGGCTGACTTGCGCTTATTGCTTGATGGTGAGTTTACGAGCCTCACTATCGGTTTCAACGATCACCACGCCTGCAACTATGTGGACGCGCAAGAATATCATGACAGGTTCCATGAATATCAAGGTGACGAAAACGACATCATTGATTGGGTTTCCGAAGAAGAGCGCGTGAAGGCTATCAGCGAGAATAGAGTTTGGACCTGCCAATGGTATCCAAGAACGCCTGCTGGCTTCAACTGCATTGGCGCATCATCACTCAGTTCCCTTGTCGCCGCCCTACGTGCCAAAGGGGAAGGGTGATGGGATGCCTTGATAGCACAAATCTATTCGGGGAGCCTCTGCTTATGCGTTCTGCTTACTTCCCGTCGCCAGATGTCCGCGTGCGACTGTCTCGTGATTGGGGAGAGGGTAAACGTGCGTTCATTTTAGGCTGCAACCCCTCAAATGCCGGTGCGGATAAAGACGACAATACCTCAAAATGGTGGAACCGATGGTTCGAGCATTGGGGCTTTGCTGGCTACGACGCGGGCAATTTGTCGCCTTTTGTCACATCCTCACCTGCCGAGAATAAAGCGCGAGTAAAGCGGGCTCTAAATGGCGAATGGGCCGACCGAGATATGATCTTCGCTAACCGCGCAGCTGTAGCCAAGATGGCCAAGCGCGCAGATCAGGTCTTTGTATGTTTCGGTAACATCGCATGGGATGACGACTGGACTGAAAGTGTCCTCGAAGAAATCCAGCGCGGCGTGGAGCCGTGGCCTGATCTTTGGTGTTGGGGCACCACTAAGTCAGGCGCACCAATTCATCCAATGGCGCGCGGCAAACACAGAATTGATCCACTGCAACCCGCGATTTTATGGCGCAAAGGAGCAAAACAGTGAACACCCCTGAAATCAAACTCGCCCGGATTTACGCCCGCGAACGTCACCCCCACCTTGACTACAAGGCGCTAGACAGCGGCTTGCTCGACGACACGCCAGAGGTGCGGGACTGCTTGCCAGCTGTGCGAGACGAGCTCACCCGCCGCGCAAATGTGCTTGGCGCAAATCACGGCCAGCGGTGGGATAAGGCTCAGGCTGACTT from Erythrobacter sp. SCSIO 43205 includes these protein-coding regions:
- a CDS encoding DUF1643 domain-containing protein; amino-acid sequence: MGCLDSTNLFGEPLLMRSAYFPSPDVRVRLSRDWGEGKRAFILGCNPSNAGADKDDNTSKWWNRWFEHWGFAGYDAGNLSPFVTSSPAENKARVKRALNGEWADRDMIFANRAAVAKMAKRADQVFVCFGNIAWDDDWTESVLEEIQRGVEPWPDLWCWGTTKSGAPIHPMARGKHRIDPLQPAILWRKGAKQ